Proteins co-encoded in one Arachis hypogaea cultivar Tifrunner chromosome 11, arahy.Tifrunner.gnm2.J5K5, whole genome shotgun sequence genomic window:
- the LOC112722579 gene encoding nucleobase-ascorbate transporter 2 isoform X2 encodes MKFSLYLWAMSLLAALLVKDLVFQMEHAKIAQRDILKWCNGIVGLGFSLRIEILSTMRAVQGSLIVASCIQIILGFSQIWAICSRFFSRLGMVPVIALVGFELFDRGFLEVGSWVEISMLILFIALSQELDQESEIPSPEELGSRSSGASNKEA; translated from the exons ATGAAGTTCAGCTTATACTTATGGGCTATGAG CCTCCTTGCTGCTCTGCTGGTGAAGGATCTTGTGTTTCAAATGGAGCATGCGAAGATTGCACAACG GGATATCCTTAAATGGTGCAACGGAATTGTAGGTTTAGGTTTTTCTTTAAGAATTG AGATTCTTAGCACAATGAGAGCAGTCCAAGGTTCACTAATAGTAGCATCATGCATACAAATAATTTTGGGATTTAGTCAAATATGGGCCATTTGTTCCAG GTTTTTCAGTCGACTTGGAATGGTTCCAGTAATTGCATTAGTTGGTTTTGAACTATTTGACAGAGGGTTCCTTGAG GTTGGGAGCTGGGTCGAAATTTCCATGCTAATACTGTTTATAGCCTTATCTCAG gaATTGGATCAGGAGAGTGAGATTCCATCACCAGAAGAGTTAGGAAGTAGATCTTCTGGAGCAAGCAACAAGGAAGCATGA
- the LOC112722579 gene encoding nucleobase-ascorbate transporter 2 isoform X6: MEHAKIAQRDILKWCNGIVGLGFSLRIEILSTMRAVQGSLIVASCIQIILGFSQIWAICSRFFSRLGMVPVIALVGFELFDRGFLEVGSWVEISMLILFIALSQAQKEELPEQELDQESEIPSPEELGSRSSGASNKEA; this comes from the exons ATGGAGCATGCGAAGATTGCACAACG GGATATCCTTAAATGGTGCAACGGAATTGTAGGTTTAGGTTTTTCTTTAAGAATTG AGATTCTTAGCACAATGAGAGCAGTCCAAGGTTCACTAATAGTAGCATCATGCATACAAATAATTTTGGGATTTAGTCAAATATGGGCCATTTGTTCCAG GTTTTTCAGTCGACTTGGAATGGTTCCAGTAATTGCATTAGTTGGTTTTGAACTATTTGACAGAGGGTTCCTTGAG GTTGGGAGCTGGGTCGAAATTTCCATGCTAATACTGTTTATAGCCTTATCTCAG gcacaaaaggaagaacttcCAGAGCAA gaATTGGATCAGGAGAGTGAGATTCCATCACCAGAAGAGTTAGGAAGTAGATCTTCTGGAGCAAGCAACAAGGAAGCATGA
- the LOC112722579 gene encoding uncharacterized protein isoform X1 yields the protein MKFSLYLWAMSLLAALLVKDLVFQMEHAKIAQRDILKWCNGIVGLGFSLRIEILSTMRAVQGSLIVASCIQIILGFSQIWAICSRFFSRLGMVPVIALVGFELFDRGFLEVGSWVEISMLILFIALSQAQKEELPEQELDQESEIPSPEELGSRSSGASNKEA from the exons ATGAAGTTCAGCTTATACTTATGGGCTATGAG CCTCCTTGCTGCTCTGCTGGTGAAGGATCTTGTGTTTCAAATGGAGCATGCGAAGATTGCACAACG GGATATCCTTAAATGGTGCAACGGAATTGTAGGTTTAGGTTTTTCTTTAAGAATTG AGATTCTTAGCACAATGAGAGCAGTCCAAGGTTCACTAATAGTAGCATCATGCATACAAATAATTTTGGGATTTAGTCAAATATGGGCCATTTGTTCCAG GTTTTTCAGTCGACTTGGAATGGTTCCAGTAATTGCATTAGTTGGTTTTGAACTATTTGACAGAGGGTTCCTTGAG GTTGGGAGCTGGGTCGAAATTTCCATGCTAATACTGTTTATAGCCTTATCTCAG gcacaaaaggaagaacttcCAGAGCAA gaATTGGATCAGGAGAGTGAGATTCCATCACCAGAAGAGTTAGGAAGTAGATCTTCTGGAGCAAGCAACAAGGAAGCATGA
- the LOC112722579 gene encoding nucleobase-ascorbate transporter 2 isoform X4: protein MKFSLYLWAMSLLAALLVKDLVFQMEHAKIAQRDILKWCNGIVGLGFSLRIEILSTMRAVQGSLIVASCIQIILGFSQIWAICSRFFSRLGMVPVIALVGFELFDRGFLEVGSWVEISMLILFIALSQAQKEELPENWIRRVRFHHQKS from the exons ATGAAGTTCAGCTTATACTTATGGGCTATGAG CCTCCTTGCTGCTCTGCTGGTGAAGGATCTTGTGTTTCAAATGGAGCATGCGAAGATTGCACAACG GGATATCCTTAAATGGTGCAACGGAATTGTAGGTTTAGGTTTTTCTTTAAGAATTG AGATTCTTAGCACAATGAGAGCAGTCCAAGGTTCACTAATAGTAGCATCATGCATACAAATAATTTTGGGATTTAGTCAAATATGGGCCATTTGTTCCAG GTTTTTCAGTCGACTTGGAATGGTTCCAGTAATTGCATTAGTTGGTTTTGAACTATTTGACAGAGGGTTCCTTGAG GTTGGGAGCTGGGTCGAAATTTCCATGCTAATACTGTTTATAGCCTTATCTCAG gcacaaaaggaagaacttcCAGA gaATTGGATCAGGAGAGTGAGATTCCATCACCAGAAGAGTTAG
- the LOC112722579 gene encoding nucleobase-ascorbate transporter 2 isoform X5, with the protein MKFSLYLWAMSLLAALLVKDLVFQMEHAKIAQRDILKWCNGIVGLGFSLRIEILSTMRAVQGSLIVASCIQIILGFSQIWAICSRFFSRLGMVPVIALVGFELFDRGFLEVGSWVEISMLILFIALSQLPTYPASMFLSNANGTVSQ; encoded by the exons ATGAAGTTCAGCTTATACTTATGGGCTATGAG CCTCCTTGCTGCTCTGCTGGTGAAGGATCTTGTGTTTCAAATGGAGCATGCGAAGATTGCACAACG GGATATCCTTAAATGGTGCAACGGAATTGTAGGTTTAGGTTTTTCTTTAAGAATTG AGATTCTTAGCACAATGAGAGCAGTCCAAGGTTCACTAATAGTAGCATCATGCATACAAATAATTTTGGGATTTAGTCAAATATGGGCCATTTGTTCCAG GTTTTTCAGTCGACTTGGAATGGTTCCAGTAATTGCATTAGTTGGTTTTGAACTATTTGACAGAGGGTTCCTTGAG GTTGGGAGCTGGGTCGAAATTTCCATGCTAATACTGTTTATAGCCTTATCTCAG CTGCCAACTTATCCTGCTAGCATGTTTCTTAGTAATGCTAATGGAACAGTTTCGCAATAG
- the LOC112722579 gene encoding nucleobase-ascorbate transporter 2 isoform X3, translating into MKFSLYLWAMSLLAALLVKDLVFQMEHAKIAQRDILKWCNGIVGLGFSLRIEILSTMRAVQGSLIVASCIQIILGFSQIWAICSRFFSRLGMVPVIALVGFELFDRGFLEVGSWVEISMLILFIALSQDKGITRQIPSKTKRSTHDYVGLVNI; encoded by the exons ATGAAGTTCAGCTTATACTTATGGGCTATGAG CCTCCTTGCTGCTCTGCTGGTGAAGGATCTTGTGTTTCAAATGGAGCATGCGAAGATTGCACAACG GGATATCCTTAAATGGTGCAACGGAATTGTAGGTTTAGGTTTTTCTTTAAGAATTG AGATTCTTAGCACAATGAGAGCAGTCCAAGGTTCACTAATAGTAGCATCATGCATACAAATAATTTTGGGATTTAGTCAAATATGGGCCATTTGTTCCAG GTTTTTCAGTCGACTTGGAATGGTTCCAGTAATTGCATTAGTTGGTTTTGAACTATTTGACAGAGGGTTCCTTGAG GTTGGGAGCTGGGTCGAAATTTCCATGCTAATACTGTTTATAGCCTTATCTCAG GACAAGGGAATAACAAGACAAATCCCATCCAAAACCAAAAGAAGCACTCATGATTACGTAGGTCTAGTCAATATATAG
- the LOC112722579 gene encoding nucleobase-ascorbate transporter 2 isoform X7, whose product MKFSLYLWAMSLLAALLVKDLVFQMEHAKIAQRDILKWCNGIVGLGFSLRIEILSTMRAVQGSLIVASCIQIILGFSQIWAICSRFFSRLGMVPVIALVGFELFDRGFLEVGSWVEISMLILFIALSQVAVIV is encoded by the exons ATGAAGTTCAGCTTATACTTATGGGCTATGAG CCTCCTTGCTGCTCTGCTGGTGAAGGATCTTGTGTTTCAAATGGAGCATGCGAAGATTGCACAACG GGATATCCTTAAATGGTGCAACGGAATTGTAGGTTTAGGTTTTTCTTTAAGAATTG AGATTCTTAGCACAATGAGAGCAGTCCAAGGTTCACTAATAGTAGCATCATGCATACAAATAATTTTGGGATTTAGTCAAATATGGGCCATTTGTTCCAG GTTTTTCAGTCGACTTGGAATGGTTCCAGTAATTGCATTAGTTGGTTTTGAACTATTTGACAGAGGGTTCCTTGAG GTTGGGAGCTGGGTCGAAATTTCCATGCTAATACTGTTTATAGCCTTATCTCAG GTAGCTGTTATTGTATAG
- the LOC112721782 gene encoding uncharacterized protein: MKFIPEVLLLSLTIILLESSIIFARQYKNSNHIKTATFYSEQFVLEPGKVTITDLFDIEFPRGHIGIKNFQAELVDEHRNSLPLYEAYLHHYFVLRYFENVTMSRQANQSQPIYGKYFRRNDGVCQGSVNSYSWGLGVDARKTSLELTDPFRIEVGTHPENVPMEYNEEKWLFDIMVIDIRGTEDKKGCTECRCDHYNVKSEDFVSKTGIDGKPMSVTWVDWDQYQVPIKFYILDVTDQVTYNGSEPIHNCMVEYSITPQNTDIGHYHIKKTKIPMKKGGNLIYSTVHVHPGIVNATLYGENGKVLCAVQPTYGTGEEPGNEKGYVVGMSGKVTITDLFDIEFPRGHIGIKNFQAELVDEHQNSLPLYEAYLHHYFVLRYFENVTMSRQANQSQPIYGKYFRRNDGVCQGSVNSYSWGLGVDARKTSLELPDPFRIEVGTHPENVPKEYNEEKWLFDIMVIDTRGTEDKKGCTECRCDHYNVKSEDFVSKTGIDGKPMSGDYKGGIFCCEKTSQCKLQKGYNNKQQRKAFLKYTITWVDWDQYQVPIKFYILDVTDQVTYNGSEPIHNCMVEYSITPQNTDIGHYHIKKTKIPMKKGGNLIYSTVHVHPGIVNATLYGEEKSQEMKKAMLLECLVVIQNQALSRFRMEKY; encoded by the exons ATGAAGTTTATACCTGAAGTGTTATTACTATCATTAACAATTATACTGTTGGAATCAAGCATCATATTCGCACGACAATATAAGAATTCAAATCATATCAAGACGGCTACTTTTTATAGTGAGCAATTTGTATTGGAACCAGGAAAGGTTACGATAACAGATTTATTCGATATTGAGTTTCCAAGAGGACACATCGGAATCAAGAATTTTCAAGCCGAGTTAGTTGATGAACATCGGAATTCTTTGCCATTATATGAAGCTTACCTGCACCATTATTTTGttttaagatattttgaaaatgttACTATGTCACGTCAGGCTAATCAAAGTCAGCCCATATACGGTAAGTATTTTAGAAGAAATGATGGAGTATGCCAGGGTAGTGTTAATTCATATTCCTGGGGGCTTGGagttgatgcacgaaaaactagCTTAGAACTAACAGATCCATTTAGAATAGAAGTAGGTACGCACCCTGAGAATGTCCCAATGGAGTATAATGAAGAGAAATGGTTATTCGATATCATGGTTATTGACATACGTGGTACAGAAGACAAAAAAGGTTGCACCGAATGCAGATGTGACCATTATAATGTCAAAAGTGAAGACTTTGTAAGCAAAACTGGTATTGATGGGAAACCAATGTCTG TAACATGGGTTGATTGGGATCAATACCAAGTGCCTATTAAGTTTTACATACTTGATGTTACTGATCAAGTGACATATAATGGCTCCGAACCAATTCATAATTGTATG gTAGAGTATTCTATCACTCCACAAAATACTGACATTGGGCATTATCATATTAAAAAGACAAAGATCCCAATGAAAAAGGGTGGTAATCTAATCTACTCTACAGTTCATGTGCATCCAGGAATCGTTAATGCAACTTTATATGGGGAG aaTGGAAAGGTATTATGTGCGGTTCAACCAACATACGGCACAGGAGAAGAGCCAGGAAATGAAAAAGGCTATGTTGTTGGAATGTCTG GAAAGGTTACGATAACAGATTTATTCGATATTGAGTTTCCAAGAGGACACATCGGAATCAAGAATTTTCAAGCCGAGTTAGTTGATGAACATCAGAATTCTTTGCCATTATATGAAGCTTACCTGCACCATTATTTTGttttaagatattttgaaaatgtCACCATGTCACGTCAGGCTAATCAAAGTCAGCCCATATACGGTAAGTATTTTAGAAGAAATGATGGAGTATGCCAGGGTAGTGTTAATTCATATTCCTGGGGGCTTGGagttgatgcacgaaaaactagCTTAGAACTACCAGATCCATTTAGAATAGAAGTAGGTACGCACCCTGAGAATGTCCCAAAGGAGTATAATGAAGAAAAATGGTTATTCGATATCATGGTTATTGACACACGTGGTACAGAAGACAAAAAAGGTTGCACCGAATGCAGATGTGACCATTATAATGTCAAAAGTGAAGACTTTGTAAGCAAAACCGGTATTGATGGGAAACCAATGTCTGGTGATTATAAAGGAGGAATTTTTTGTTGTGAAAAGACTTCTCAATGCAAATTACAAAAAGGATATAATAACAAACAACAGAGAAAAGCTTTCCTTAAATATACAATAACATGGGTTGATTGGGATCAATACCAAGTGCCTATTAAGTTTTACATACTTGATGTTACTGATCAAGTGACATATAATGGCTCCGAACCAATTCATAATTGTATG gTAGAGTATTCTATCACTCCACAAAATACTGACATTGGGCATTATCATATTAAAAAGACAAAGATCCCAATGAAAAAGGGTGGTAATCTAATCTACTCTACAGTTCATGTGCATCCAGGAATCGTTAATGCAACTTTATATGGGGAG GAGAAGAGCCAGGAAATGAAAAAGGCTATGTTGTTGGAATGTCTGGTTGTTATCCAAAACCAGGCTCTATCAAGATTCAGGATGGAGAAATATTAA